The proteins below are encoded in one region of Syngnathus acus chromosome 2, fSynAcu1.2, whole genome shotgun sequence:
- the pan2 gene encoding PAN2-PAN3 deadenylation complex catalytic subunit PAN2 isoform X3 produces MKVDLAEATMNYEALDTGMRDYSPRLHGTLDAVMEPSLDAHINPNLLQGVEMDADGLAVTGPEAVHVTEGMFSELHSVVSEVGVPVTATHFDAQEEMLWMGNHRGHATSFFGSTMGRYSSFQVHATDDIRHIQSLETGVLFLSKCNLKCYTRGGLVMFDYPMEEGADMHSLLMTDNNTLLMGGLQNYVAELDLNTVQETQKFTVEVPGVAIVRQSSRFFFCGHTSGKVTLRDPRTFKTEHRFDAFSGSLSDFDVHGNLLAACGFSSRGLSGLACDRFLMVYDLRMMRAVTPLQVHVDPLFLRFIPTYTSRLAIISQTGQCQFCEPTGLANVADVFHVNTVGQLLMSFDVSSGKRALAFGDSGGCVHLWSDAPDVSFNDYSRETDFALPCLVDTLPQLEWNHDLLPLSLIPMTLTGTEPLLSDWPAALAAPRPRRAPPVDPEILRTMKTVGFIGYAANPRARPRNQVPYKMKDTEQDYDSYSQVPESPIGRDQEPHLYMVPKKYRKVTIKYSKLGLEDFDFKHYNKTLFAGLEPHIPNAYCNCMIQVLYFLEPIRCLVQNHLCQKEFCLACELGFLFHMLDLSRGDPCQASNFLRAFRTIPEASALGLILADSDEQTGKARLGRLIQSWNRFILTQLHQETQEQEGPQAYRGAGGGASGGGGSSSSSCPGSSGESAVGKLFGCEVENSSLCRCGQETVRSSLTLLFTMRYPEHNPQEKTVKEYDFAEILKKSICLEQSTQAWCENCDKYQPTVQTRNIRCLPDVLVINCEVNSAKEAEFWKVQAEYAFLKARPKVESGPAVPAEAPPMPSEWCLDGEEDVASSVGGFARPEDLRHTWIPLTLKMSISKSQGLQVSNWPGGDELSAGEEAGEEADGASLYDLVVTVPHVLDARTGGNLVAHIKVGETYHQRKEGVTHQQWYLFNDFLIEPIDKSEAAQFDVSWKVPAVLYYAKRNYHAKYDLRIQKPIDASVLLTEASLARKQRKTHATFIPLMVSEMPQAGDLVGLDAEFVTLNQEEAELRSDGTKSTIKPSQMSVARITCVRGQGPNEGVPFIDDYISTQEQVVDYLTQYSGIKPGDLDAKISSKHLTTLKSTYLKLRFLIDTGVRFVGHGLQKDFRVINLSVLKDQVIDTVYLFHLPRKRMISLRFLAWYFLDLSIQGETHDSIEDARTALQLYRKYLEVSRAGGPDQVRKVLKGLYEKGRQMDWKVPDGDVGDGGGGASPKRAALFPPVAGL; encoded by the exons GTTGATCTCGCCGAAGCCACCATGAACTATGAGGCTCTGGACACCGGGATGCGGGACTACTCTCCGCGCCTTCACGGGACATTGGATGCGGTGATGGAACCCTCCCTGGATGCCCACATCAACCCCAACCTCCTGCAGGGTGTGGAGATGGACGCGGACGGTCTGGCTGTGACAGGCCCCGAAGCCGTGCACGTGACGGAGGGCATGTTTTCGGAGCTGCACAGTGTCGTCTCCGAAGTTGGCGTCCCCGTGACAGCCACGCATTTTGACGCGCAGGAAGAAATGCTGTGGATGGGAAACCACAGA GGTCACGCCACGTCATTCTTTGGCTCTACGATGGGCCGCTACTCTTCTTTTCAAGTTCACGCCACCGACGACATTCGGCACATCCAGAGTCTGGAAACGGGCGTGCTGTTCCTCTCAAAGTGTAACCTCAAGTGCTACACTCGCGGCGGCCTCGTCATGTTCGATTATCC GATGGAGGAAGGCGCCGATATGCATAGCCTCCTGATGACTGACAACAATACTTTGCTGATGGGTGGCCTGCAAAACTACGTGGCTGAGCTGGACTTGAATACGGTTCAGGAAACGCAAAAG TTCACCGTGGAGGTCCCCGGAGTGGCAATCGTGCGCCAAAGCAGTCGCTTCTTCTTCTGCGGCCACACCTCGGGCAAG GTGACGCTTCGGGACCCACGCACGTTCAAGACGGAGCACCGCTTTGACGCCTTCTCGGGCAGCCTGTCGGACTTTGACGTGCACGGCAACCTGTTGGCCGCCTGCGGCTTCTCCAGCCGCGGACTGAGCGGCCTGGCTTGCGACCGCTTCCTCATGGTGTACGACCTGCGCATGATGCGAGCCGTCACGCCGCTTCAAGTGCACGTGGACCCGCTCTTCCTGCGCTTCATCCCGACGTACACGTCCCGCTTGGCCATCATCTCGCAGACAG GTCAGTGCCAATTCTGCGAGCCCACCGGGCTGGCCAACGTGGCGGACGTCTTCCACGTCAACACGGTGGGCCAGCTGCTGATGAGTTTTGACGTGTCGTCCGGCAAGCGAGCGTTAGCCTTCGGGGACTCGGGAGGATGCGTGCACCTGTGGTCGGACGCTCCCGACGTGTCCTTCAACGACTACTCCCGGGAGACGGACTTTGCTCTGCCCTGCCTGGTGGACACGCTGCCTCAGCTGGAGTGGAACCACGACCTGCTGCCCCTTTCGCTCATCCCCATGACGCTCACCGGCACCGAGCCGCTTTTGTCGGACTGGCCCGCCGCGCTGGCCGCGCCTAGACCCAG ACGAGCGCCTCCCGTGGACCCGGAAATCCTGCGCACCATGAAGACAGTGGGATTCATCGGCTACGCGGCCAACCCTCGCGCTCGTCCCCGGAACCAG GTTCCTTACAAAATGAAAGACACCGAGCAGGATTACGACAGTTACAGCCAGGTCCCGGAGTCGCCTATCGGGCGTGACCAAGAGCCGCATCTCTACATGGTGCCCAAAAAATATCGAAAG GTGACCATTAAATACTCCAAGCTGGGACTGGAGGACTTTGACTTCAAGCATTACAACAAAACCCTGTTTGCTGGCCTGGAGCCTCACATCCCTAACGCCTACTGCAACTGCATGATCCAG gttttgtattttctggaGCCCATTCGCTGCCTGGTGCAGAATCATTTGTGTCAGAAAGAGTTTTGTTTGGCCTGCGAGCTCGGCTTCCTCTTCCACATGTTGGACTTGTCGCGAGGAGATCCCTGTCAG GCAAGCAATTTCCTGCGGGCATTCCGCACCATCCCCGAAGCGTCCGCACTGGGCCTGATCCTGGCAGACTCTGACGAGCAAACGGGCAAGGCCAGACTGGGACGTCTGATCCAGAGCTGGAACCGCTTCATTCTCACGCAACTGCACCAGGAGACTCAAGAGCAGGAGGGGCCGCAGGCTTACAGGGGAGCCGGTGGCGGTgccagcggcggcggcggcagcagcagcagcag CTGCCCGGGCTCATCCGGCGAGTCGGCCGTCGGCAAGCTGTTTGGCTGCGAGGTGGAGAACAGCAGTCTGTGTCGCTGCGGCCAAGAGACCGTACGCTCCTCCCTCACCTTGCTCTTCACCATGCGTTACCCCGAGCACAACCCTCAAG AGAAAACCGTAAAGGAGTACGACTTTGCCGAGATCCTGAAGAAGAGCATCTGTCTGGAGCAGAGCACGCAGGCGTGGTGTGAAAACTGTGACAAGTATCAGCCCACG GTCCAGACACGCAACATTCGATGTCTGCCCGATGTTTTGGTGATAAACTGTGAGGTGAACAGTGCTAAAGAGGCGGAATTCTGGAAGGTCCAGGCAGAG TACGCCTTCCTGAAAGCGCGGCCAAAAGTGGAGTCGGGGCCCGCCGTACCTGCAGAAGCCCCGCCCATGCCCAGCGAGTGGTGCCTTGA CGGCGAGGAGGACGTCGCCAGCAGCGTGGGGGGCTTTGCTCGCCCGGAGGACCTGAGACACACGTGGATCCCGCTCACGTTGAAGATGTCCATCAGCAAAAGCCAAGGGCTGCAGGTCAGCAACTGGCCAGGAGGAGACGAG CTGAGCGCGGGTGAGGAGGCGGGCGAGGAGGCGGATGGTGCGTCCCTCTACGACCTGGTGGTGACCGTGCCTCATGTCCTGGACGCTCGCACGGGCGGCAACTTGGTGGCGCACATCAAAGTGGGAGAAACCTACCACCAGAGAAAAGAG GGAGTCACGCACCAGCAGTGGTACCTTTTCAACGATTTCCTCATCGAGCCCATCGACAAG AGTGAAGCCGCCCAGTTCGACGTGAGCTGGAAAGTGCCCGCCGTCCTCTATTACGCCAAGAGGAACTACCACGCCAAATACGATCTCCGCA TTCAAAAGCCCATCGACGCCAGCGTCCTGCTGACGGAGGCCTCGCTGGCTCGCAAGCAGAGGAAGACTCACGCCACCTTCATCCCGCTGATGGTCAGCGAAATGCCGCAGGCGGGTGACCTGGTGGGGCTGGACGCAGAGTTTGTGACGCTCAACCAG GAAGAGGCCGAGCTGCGCAGCGACGGCACCAAGTCCACCATCAAGCCCAGTCAGATGTCGGTGGCCAGGATCACGTGCGTGCGGGGCCAGGGGCCCAACGAGGGCGTTCCCTTCATCGACGACTACATCTCCACGCAGGAGCAG GTGGTGGACTACTTGACTCAGTACTCGGGCATCAAACCGGGCGACCTGGATGCCAAGATCTCCTCCAAGCATTTGACCACTCTCAAGTCCACCTACCTCAAGCTGCGCTTCCTCATCGACACGGGGGTCCGCTTCGTCGGCCACGGCCTCCAGAAGGACTTCCGAGTGATCAACTTATCG GTGCTGAAAGACCAAGTCATCGACACCGTCTACCTCTTCCATTTGCCTCGCAAGAGGATGATATCACTGCGCTTTCTCGCCTGGTACTTTCTCG
- the pan2 gene encoding PAN2-PAN3 deadenylation complex catalytic subunit PAN2 isoform X1, producing MKVDLAEATMNYEALDTGMRDYSPRLHGTLDAVMEPSLDAHINPNLLQGVEMDADGLAVTGPEAVHVTEGMFSELHSVVSEVGVPVTATHFDAQEEMLWMGNHRGHATSFFGSTMGRYSSFQVHATDDIRHIQSLETGVLFLSKCNLKCYTRGGLVMFDYPMEEGADMHSLLMTDNNTLLMGGLQNYVAELDLNTVQETQKFTVEVPGVAIVRQSSRFFFCGHTSGKVTLRDPRTFKTEHRFDAFSGSLSDFDVHGNLLAACGFSSRGLSGLACDRFLMVYDLRMMRAVTPLQVHVDPLFLRFIPTYTSRLAIISQTGQCQFCEPTGLANVADVFHVNTVGQLLMSFDVSSGKRALAFGDSGGCVHLWSDAPDVSFNDYSRETDFALPCLVDTLPQLEWNHDLLPLSLIPMTLTGTEPLLSDWPAALAAPRPRRAPPVDPEILRTMKTVGFIGYAANPRARPRNQVPYKMKDTEQDYDSYSQVPESPIGRDQEPHLYMVPKKYRKVTIKYSKLGLEDFDFKHYNKTLFAGLEPHIPNAYCNCMIQVLYFLEPIRCLVQNHLCQKEFCLACELGFLFHMLDLSRGDPCQASNFLRAFRTIPEASALGLILADSDEQTGKARLGRLIQSWNRFILTQLHQETQEQEGPQAYRGAGGGASGGGGSSSSCPGSSGESAVGKLFGCEVENSSLCRCGQETVRSSLTLLFTMRYPEHNPQEKTVKEYDFAEILKKSICLEQSTQAWCENCDKYQPTVQTRNIRCLPDVLVINCEVNSAKEAEFWKVQAEYAFLKARPKVESGPAVPAEAPPMPSEWCLDGEEDVASSVGGFARPEDLRHTWIPLTLKMSISKSQGLQVSNWPGGDELSAGEEAGEEADGASLYDLVVTVPHVLDARTGGNLVAHIKVGETYHQRKEVGGVEPVCMGAFCLFASTLGRLFFQGVTHQQWYLFNDFLIEPIDKSEAAQFDVSWKVPAVLYYAKRNYHAKYDLRIQKPIDASVLLTEASLARKQRKTHATFIPLMVSEMPQAGDLVGLDAEFVTLNQEEAELRSDGTKSTIKPSQMSVARITCVRGQGPNEGVPFIDDYISTQEQVVDYLTQYSGIKPGDLDAKISSKHLTTLKSTYLKLRFLIDTGVRFVGHGLQKDFRVINLSVLKDQVIDTVYLFHLPRKRMISLRFLAWYFLDLSIQGETHDSIEDARTALQLYRKYLEVSRAGGPDQVRKVLKGLYEKGRQMDWKVPDGDVGDGGGGASPKRAALFPPVAGL from the exons GTTGATCTCGCCGAAGCCACCATGAACTATGAGGCTCTGGACACCGGGATGCGGGACTACTCTCCGCGCCTTCACGGGACATTGGATGCGGTGATGGAACCCTCCCTGGATGCCCACATCAACCCCAACCTCCTGCAGGGTGTGGAGATGGACGCGGACGGTCTGGCTGTGACAGGCCCCGAAGCCGTGCACGTGACGGAGGGCATGTTTTCGGAGCTGCACAGTGTCGTCTCCGAAGTTGGCGTCCCCGTGACAGCCACGCATTTTGACGCGCAGGAAGAAATGCTGTGGATGGGAAACCACAGA GGTCACGCCACGTCATTCTTTGGCTCTACGATGGGCCGCTACTCTTCTTTTCAAGTTCACGCCACCGACGACATTCGGCACATCCAGAGTCTGGAAACGGGCGTGCTGTTCCTCTCAAAGTGTAACCTCAAGTGCTACACTCGCGGCGGCCTCGTCATGTTCGATTATCC GATGGAGGAAGGCGCCGATATGCATAGCCTCCTGATGACTGACAACAATACTTTGCTGATGGGTGGCCTGCAAAACTACGTGGCTGAGCTGGACTTGAATACGGTTCAGGAAACGCAAAAG TTCACCGTGGAGGTCCCCGGAGTGGCAATCGTGCGCCAAAGCAGTCGCTTCTTCTTCTGCGGCCACACCTCGGGCAAG GTGACGCTTCGGGACCCACGCACGTTCAAGACGGAGCACCGCTTTGACGCCTTCTCGGGCAGCCTGTCGGACTTTGACGTGCACGGCAACCTGTTGGCCGCCTGCGGCTTCTCCAGCCGCGGACTGAGCGGCCTGGCTTGCGACCGCTTCCTCATGGTGTACGACCTGCGCATGATGCGAGCCGTCACGCCGCTTCAAGTGCACGTGGACCCGCTCTTCCTGCGCTTCATCCCGACGTACACGTCCCGCTTGGCCATCATCTCGCAGACAG GTCAGTGCCAATTCTGCGAGCCCACCGGGCTGGCCAACGTGGCGGACGTCTTCCACGTCAACACGGTGGGCCAGCTGCTGATGAGTTTTGACGTGTCGTCCGGCAAGCGAGCGTTAGCCTTCGGGGACTCGGGAGGATGCGTGCACCTGTGGTCGGACGCTCCCGACGTGTCCTTCAACGACTACTCCCGGGAGACGGACTTTGCTCTGCCCTGCCTGGTGGACACGCTGCCTCAGCTGGAGTGGAACCACGACCTGCTGCCCCTTTCGCTCATCCCCATGACGCTCACCGGCACCGAGCCGCTTTTGTCGGACTGGCCCGCCGCGCTGGCCGCGCCTAGACCCAG ACGAGCGCCTCCCGTGGACCCGGAAATCCTGCGCACCATGAAGACAGTGGGATTCATCGGCTACGCGGCCAACCCTCGCGCTCGTCCCCGGAACCAG GTTCCTTACAAAATGAAAGACACCGAGCAGGATTACGACAGTTACAGCCAGGTCCCGGAGTCGCCTATCGGGCGTGACCAAGAGCCGCATCTCTACATGGTGCCCAAAAAATATCGAAAG GTGACCATTAAATACTCCAAGCTGGGACTGGAGGACTTTGACTTCAAGCATTACAACAAAACCCTGTTTGCTGGCCTGGAGCCTCACATCCCTAACGCCTACTGCAACTGCATGATCCAG gttttgtattttctggaGCCCATTCGCTGCCTGGTGCAGAATCATTTGTGTCAGAAAGAGTTTTGTTTGGCCTGCGAGCTCGGCTTCCTCTTCCACATGTTGGACTTGTCGCGAGGAGATCCCTGTCAG GCAAGCAATTTCCTGCGGGCATTCCGCACCATCCCCGAAGCGTCCGCACTGGGCCTGATCCTGGCAGACTCTGACGAGCAAACGGGCAAGGCCAGACTGGGACGTCTGATCCAGAGCTGGAACCGCTTCATTCTCACGCAACTGCACCAGGAGACTCAAGAGCAGGAGGGGCCGCAGGCTTACAGGGGAGCCGGTGGCGGTgccagcggcggcggcggcagcagca GCAGCTGCCCGGGCTCATCCGGCGAGTCGGCCGTCGGCAAGCTGTTTGGCTGCGAGGTGGAGAACAGCAGTCTGTGTCGCTGCGGCCAAGAGACCGTACGCTCCTCCCTCACCTTGCTCTTCACCATGCGTTACCCCGAGCACAACCCTCAAG AGAAAACCGTAAAGGAGTACGACTTTGCCGAGATCCTGAAGAAGAGCATCTGTCTGGAGCAGAGCACGCAGGCGTGGTGTGAAAACTGTGACAAGTATCAGCCCACG GTCCAGACACGCAACATTCGATGTCTGCCCGATGTTTTGGTGATAAACTGTGAGGTGAACAGTGCTAAAGAGGCGGAATTCTGGAAGGTCCAGGCAGAG TACGCCTTCCTGAAAGCGCGGCCAAAAGTGGAGTCGGGGCCCGCCGTACCTGCAGAAGCCCCGCCCATGCCCAGCGAGTGGTGCCTTGA CGGCGAGGAGGACGTCGCCAGCAGCGTGGGGGGCTTTGCTCGCCCGGAGGACCTGAGACACACGTGGATCCCGCTCACGTTGAAGATGTCCATCAGCAAAAGCCAAGGGCTGCAGGTCAGCAACTGGCCAGGAGGAGACGAG CTGAGCGCGGGTGAGGAGGCGGGCGAGGAGGCGGATGGTGCGTCCCTCTACGACCTGGTGGTGACCGTGCCTCATGTCCTGGACGCTCGCACGGGCGGCAACTTGGTGGCGCACATCAAAGTGGGAGAAACCTACCACCAGAGAAAAGAGGTCGGTGGAGTCGAGCC TGTGTGCATGGGcgctttttgcctttttgctTCCACTTTGGGCCGTCTTTTCTTTCAGGGAGTCACGCACCAGCAGTGGTACCTTTTCAACGATTTCCTCATCGAGCCCATCGACAAG AGTGAAGCCGCCCAGTTCGACGTGAGCTGGAAAGTGCCCGCCGTCCTCTATTACGCCAAGAGGAACTACCACGCCAAATACGATCTCCGCA TTCAAAAGCCCATCGACGCCAGCGTCCTGCTGACGGAGGCCTCGCTGGCTCGCAAGCAGAGGAAGACTCACGCCACCTTCATCCCGCTGATGGTCAGCGAAATGCCGCAGGCGGGTGACCTGGTGGGGCTGGACGCAGAGTTTGTGACGCTCAACCAG GAAGAGGCCGAGCTGCGCAGCGACGGCACCAAGTCCACCATCAAGCCCAGTCAGATGTCGGTGGCCAGGATCACGTGCGTGCGGGGCCAGGGGCCCAACGAGGGCGTTCCCTTCATCGACGACTACATCTCCACGCAGGAGCAG GTGGTGGACTACTTGACTCAGTACTCGGGCATCAAACCGGGCGACCTGGATGCCAAGATCTCCTCCAAGCATTTGACCACTCTCAAGTCCACCTACCTCAAGCTGCGCTTCCTCATCGACACGGGGGTCCGCTTCGTCGGCCACGGCCTCCAGAAGGACTTCCGAGTGATCAACTTATCG GTGCTGAAAGACCAAGTCATCGACACCGTCTACCTCTTCCATTTGCCTCGCAAGAGGATGATATCACTGCGCTTTCTCGCCTGGTACTTTCTCG
- the pan2 gene encoding PAN2-PAN3 deadenylation complex catalytic subunit PAN2 isoform X2 — MNYEALDTGMRDYSPRLHGTLDAVMEPSLDAHINPNLLQGVEMDADGLAVTGPEAVHVTEGMFSELHSVVSEVGVPVTATHFDAQEEMLWMGNHRGHATSFFGSTMGRYSSFQVHATDDIRHIQSLETGVLFLSKCNLKCYTRGGLVMFDYPMEEGADMHSLLMTDNNTLLMGGLQNYVAELDLNTVQETQKFTVEVPGVAIVRQSSRFFFCGHTSGKVTLRDPRTFKTEHRFDAFSGSLSDFDVHGNLLAACGFSSRGLSGLACDRFLMVYDLRMMRAVTPLQVHVDPLFLRFIPTYTSRLAIISQTGQCQFCEPTGLANVADVFHVNTVGQLLMSFDVSSGKRALAFGDSGGCVHLWSDAPDVSFNDYSRETDFALPCLVDTLPQLEWNHDLLPLSLIPMTLTGTEPLLSDWPAALAAPRPRRAPPVDPEILRTMKTVGFIGYAANPRARPRNQVPYKMKDTEQDYDSYSQVPESPIGRDQEPHLYMVPKKYRKVTIKYSKLGLEDFDFKHYNKTLFAGLEPHIPNAYCNCMIQVLYFLEPIRCLVQNHLCQKEFCLACELGFLFHMLDLSRGDPCQASNFLRAFRTIPEASALGLILADSDEQTGKARLGRLIQSWNRFILTQLHQETQEQEGPQAYRGAGGGASGGGGSSSSSCPGSSGESAVGKLFGCEVENSSLCRCGQETVRSSLTLLFTMRYPEHNPQEKTVKEYDFAEILKKSICLEQSTQAWCENCDKYQPTVQTRNIRCLPDVLVINCEVNSAKEAEFWKVQAEYAFLKARPKVESGPAVPAEAPPMPSEWCLDGEEDVASSVGGFARPEDLRHTWIPLTLKMSISKSQGLQVSNWPGGDELSAGEEAGEEADGASLYDLVVTVPHVLDARTGGNLVAHIKVGETYHQRKEVGGVEPVCMGAFCLFASTLGRLFFQGVTHQQWYLFNDFLIEPIDKSEAAQFDVSWKVPAVLYYAKRNYHAKYDLRIQKPIDASVLLTEASLARKQRKTHATFIPLMVSEMPQAGDLVGLDAEFVTLNQEEAELRSDGTKSTIKPSQMSVARITCVRGQGPNEGVPFIDDYISTQEQVVDYLTQYSGIKPGDLDAKISSKHLTTLKSTYLKLRFLIDTGVRFVGHGLQKDFRVINLSVLKDQVIDTVYLFHLPRKRMISLRFLAWYFLDLSIQGETHDSIEDARTALQLYRKYLEVSRAGGPDQVRKVLKGLYEKGRQMDWKVPDGDVGDGGGGASPKRAALFPPVAGL; from the exons ATGAACTATGAGGCTCTGGACACCGGGATGCGGGACTACTCTCCGCGCCTTCACGGGACATTGGATGCGGTGATGGAACCCTCCCTGGATGCCCACATCAACCCCAACCTCCTGCAGGGTGTGGAGATGGACGCGGACGGTCTGGCTGTGACAGGCCCCGAAGCCGTGCACGTGACGGAGGGCATGTTTTCGGAGCTGCACAGTGTCGTCTCCGAAGTTGGCGTCCCCGTGACAGCCACGCATTTTGACGCGCAGGAAGAAATGCTGTGGATGGGAAACCACAGA GGTCACGCCACGTCATTCTTTGGCTCTACGATGGGCCGCTACTCTTCTTTTCAAGTTCACGCCACCGACGACATTCGGCACATCCAGAGTCTGGAAACGGGCGTGCTGTTCCTCTCAAAGTGTAACCTCAAGTGCTACACTCGCGGCGGCCTCGTCATGTTCGATTATCC GATGGAGGAAGGCGCCGATATGCATAGCCTCCTGATGACTGACAACAATACTTTGCTGATGGGTGGCCTGCAAAACTACGTGGCTGAGCTGGACTTGAATACGGTTCAGGAAACGCAAAAG TTCACCGTGGAGGTCCCCGGAGTGGCAATCGTGCGCCAAAGCAGTCGCTTCTTCTTCTGCGGCCACACCTCGGGCAAG GTGACGCTTCGGGACCCACGCACGTTCAAGACGGAGCACCGCTTTGACGCCTTCTCGGGCAGCCTGTCGGACTTTGACGTGCACGGCAACCTGTTGGCCGCCTGCGGCTTCTCCAGCCGCGGACTGAGCGGCCTGGCTTGCGACCGCTTCCTCATGGTGTACGACCTGCGCATGATGCGAGCCGTCACGCCGCTTCAAGTGCACGTGGACCCGCTCTTCCTGCGCTTCATCCCGACGTACACGTCCCGCTTGGCCATCATCTCGCAGACAG GTCAGTGCCAATTCTGCGAGCCCACCGGGCTGGCCAACGTGGCGGACGTCTTCCACGTCAACACGGTGGGCCAGCTGCTGATGAGTTTTGACGTGTCGTCCGGCAAGCGAGCGTTAGCCTTCGGGGACTCGGGAGGATGCGTGCACCTGTGGTCGGACGCTCCCGACGTGTCCTTCAACGACTACTCCCGGGAGACGGACTTTGCTCTGCCCTGCCTGGTGGACACGCTGCCTCAGCTGGAGTGGAACCACGACCTGCTGCCCCTTTCGCTCATCCCCATGACGCTCACCGGCACCGAGCCGCTTTTGTCGGACTGGCCCGCCGCGCTGGCCGCGCCTAGACCCAG ACGAGCGCCTCCCGTGGACCCGGAAATCCTGCGCACCATGAAGACAGTGGGATTCATCGGCTACGCGGCCAACCCTCGCGCTCGTCCCCGGAACCAG GTTCCTTACAAAATGAAAGACACCGAGCAGGATTACGACAGTTACAGCCAGGTCCCGGAGTCGCCTATCGGGCGTGACCAAGAGCCGCATCTCTACATGGTGCCCAAAAAATATCGAAAG GTGACCATTAAATACTCCAAGCTGGGACTGGAGGACTTTGACTTCAAGCATTACAACAAAACCCTGTTTGCTGGCCTGGAGCCTCACATCCCTAACGCCTACTGCAACTGCATGATCCAG gttttgtattttctggaGCCCATTCGCTGCCTGGTGCAGAATCATTTGTGTCAGAAAGAGTTTTGTTTGGCCTGCGAGCTCGGCTTCCTCTTCCACATGTTGGACTTGTCGCGAGGAGATCCCTGTCAG GCAAGCAATTTCCTGCGGGCATTCCGCACCATCCCCGAAGCGTCCGCACTGGGCCTGATCCTGGCAGACTCTGACGAGCAAACGGGCAAGGCCAGACTGGGACGTCTGATCCAGAGCTGGAACCGCTTCATTCTCACGCAACTGCACCAGGAGACTCAAGAGCAGGAGGGGCCGCAGGCTTACAGGGGAGCCGGTGGCGGTgccagcggcggcggcggcagcagcagcagcag CTGCCCGGGCTCATCCGGCGAGTCGGCCGTCGGCAAGCTGTTTGGCTGCGAGGTGGAGAACAGCAGTCTGTGTCGCTGCGGCCAAGAGACCGTACGCTCCTCCCTCACCTTGCTCTTCACCATGCGTTACCCCGAGCACAACCCTCAAG AGAAAACCGTAAAGGAGTACGACTTTGCCGAGATCCTGAAGAAGAGCATCTGTCTGGAGCAGAGCACGCAGGCGTGGTGTGAAAACTGTGACAAGTATCAGCCCACG GTCCAGACACGCAACATTCGATGTCTGCCCGATGTTTTGGTGATAAACTGTGAGGTGAACAGTGCTAAAGAGGCGGAATTCTGGAAGGTCCAGGCAGAG TACGCCTTCCTGAAAGCGCGGCCAAAAGTGGAGTCGGGGCCCGCCGTACCTGCAGAAGCCCCGCCCATGCCCAGCGAGTGGTGCCTTGA CGGCGAGGAGGACGTCGCCAGCAGCGTGGGGGGCTTTGCTCGCCCGGAGGACCTGAGACACACGTGGATCCCGCTCACGTTGAAGATGTCCATCAGCAAAAGCCAAGGGCTGCAGGTCAGCAACTGGCCAGGAGGAGACGAG CTGAGCGCGGGTGAGGAGGCGGGCGAGGAGGCGGATGGTGCGTCCCTCTACGACCTGGTGGTGACCGTGCCTCATGTCCTGGACGCTCGCACGGGCGGCAACTTGGTGGCGCACATCAAAGTGGGAGAAACCTACCACCAGAGAAAAGAGGTCGGTGGAGTCGAGCC TGTGTGCATGGGcgctttttgcctttttgctTCCACTTTGGGCCGTCTTTTCTTTCAGGGAGTCACGCACCAGCAGTGGTACCTTTTCAACGATTTCCTCATCGAGCCCATCGACAAG AGTGAAGCCGCCCAGTTCGACGTGAGCTGGAAAGTGCCCGCCGTCCTCTATTACGCCAAGAGGAACTACCACGCCAAATACGATCTCCGCA TTCAAAAGCCCATCGACGCCAGCGTCCTGCTGACGGAGGCCTCGCTGGCTCGCAAGCAGAGGAAGACTCACGCCACCTTCATCCCGCTGATGGTCAGCGAAATGCCGCAGGCGGGTGACCTGGTGGGGCTGGACGCAGAGTTTGTGACGCTCAACCAG GAAGAGGCCGAGCTGCGCAGCGACGGCACCAAGTCCACCATCAAGCCCAGTCAGATGTCGGTGGCCAGGATCACGTGCGTGCGGGGCCAGGGGCCCAACGAGGGCGTTCCCTTCATCGACGACTACATCTCCACGCAGGAGCAG GTGGTGGACTACTTGACTCAGTACTCGGGCATCAAACCGGGCGACCTGGATGCCAAGATCTCCTCCAAGCATTTGACCACTCTCAAGTCCACCTACCTCAAGCTGCGCTTCCTCATCGACACGGGGGTCCGCTTCGTCGGCCACGGCCTCCAGAAGGACTTCCGAGTGATCAACTTATCG GTGCTGAAAGACCAAGTCATCGACACCGTCTACCTCTTCCATTTGCCTCGCAAGAGGATGATATCACTGCGCTTTCTCGCCTGGTACTTTCTCG